In Laspinema palackyanum D2c, a single window of DNA contains:
- the drmA gene encoding DISARM system helicase DrmA has product MQIIKLPPVLPENLDLAAINRDLREGKAQLDWSRVQSAPDEVLEILLAGIDSECEGLNLDDGVSDRMIQVVCNFFKRRRENISAETIPKKPASPKSQPIKSTDGETQLSFLRTEYTAATHPEKTGSLIEAKMILQTPAETLPPASIFTKPSPAQIRAELEELIIQDLLGPVNGETEEINENRVTDRYLVGVLAPLKRQKGKDEGTEEQQDELAVGGKDNSEEGTTEKTVAIPSTMFPSSMGLTFCVENTAESLEITASWGKYDREKSEILTQENGNPETVWKRYAIAGSRIQPLKQNHRFEWVPNAEQSGEIVVRGQSRRMDNGDWIVTVFLVNGQQEPAKLRDRAWMFQPELKIRSGDKNNPDIFIKRPLPLALEHLDPMIRAENEAMGMLYRRQVEFAVGHGVSVAVKQPPRNIPGDELPEETSSCLNRATELTTSFIPRYEVPKTTPPNVEEIPELAGLSLDMKELAQVNPQDLPGLLTPLPDAYASWIAQQQDRLQQPREGLDPWREAAKRAIANCQETLRRIREGIALLQTNSQAIQGFQFANAAMWQQRLHSLYAEKVRRGETVTLEALDTPKNRSWYPFQLAFVLLNLPSLTDLHHGDRTHPTEATADLLWFPTGGGKTEAYLGLTAYTLAIRRLQGTVGSRDGENGVAVLMRYTLRLLTLQQFQRATTLICACESLRRDDEQTWGKVPFRIGLWVGNSSTPNYTSQSDEFVKQKRGQSYTGGTGSPHQLTNCPWCGSAIDPGKHIHVDSVEKGRGRTVIQCGDAIGRCLFSKGEGLPVVVVDEEIYRCLPSLLIATVDKFAQMPWKGEVQMLFGKVSGYCDRHGFRSPDLQDENSHKKTTKLPAAKTVPHRNLRPPDLIIQDELHLISGPLGTLVGLYETAVDELASWEVNGQKVRPKVVASTATIRQAQTQVNNLFLRSLQVFPPQGLDIEDNFFSRQRDPSEDYPGRRYLGICAPGKRLKAAMIRVYVATLASAQTLYEKYGKDVDSWMTLVGYFNSLRELGGTRRLVEDDIRTRLTKMEQRGLGKRMLNNLDELTSRKDSTEIPIILDKLEVPFDPDQAAENKKRRKAGEKVKNPEPLDVILATNMISVGVDVKRLGVMVVCGQPKNTAEYIQATSRVGRSSPGLVITIYNWARPRDLSHYERFAHYHATFYQNVEALSVTPFASGALDRGLTALLVSLIRLGDEELNANDAAGHIERDRPSVQKAIATIVQRAEAIGGVPQGQAVRQELEAKLDRWLSQAKPSPGGGILKYQIKKREDTTIQLLKTPGNARWQDFTCLNSLRNVEPTIGLIFTEEPPDDDSDRLPQPYRQTPAGDQSPAS; this is encoded by the coding sequence ATGCAAATCATCAAACTTCCCCCGGTCCTTCCAGAAAATTTAGACCTCGCAGCGATTAATCGAGACTTGCGCGAGGGTAAGGCGCAATTAGATTGGAGTAGGGTCCAATCTGCCCCGGATGAAGTTTTAGAGATTTTATTGGCAGGGATTGACTCGGAGTGTGAGGGGTTGAATCTGGATGATGGGGTCAGCGATCGCATGATTCAGGTTGTCTGTAACTTTTTTAAACGGCGGCGAGAGAATATCTCGGCAGAAACAATTCCCAAAAAACCGGCATCCCCAAAATCTCAACCGATTAAATCAACCGATGGGGAAACTCAACTCAGCTTTCTTAGAACTGAATATACTGCTGCAACTCATCCCGAAAAAACGGGAAGTCTCATCGAAGCGAAGATGATTCTCCAAACTCCAGCAGAAACTTTACCCCCTGCCTCTATTTTTACTAAACCTTCTCCTGCACAAATCCGGGCAGAATTAGAGGAATTAATTATTCAGGATTTACTGGGTCCGGTGAATGGAGAGACTGAGGAAATTAACGAAAATCGCGTGACGGACCGCTATTTAGTTGGTGTACTCGCCCCTTTGAAGCGACAGAAGGGGAAGGATGAGGGGACGGAGGAACAGCAAGATGAATTGGCGGTGGGGGGAAAGGATAATTCCGAGGAAGGAACAACGGAGAAAACCGTGGCGATTCCCTCGACGATGTTTCCCTCTTCGATGGGACTGACTTTTTGTGTGGAGAATACTGCTGAAAGTTTAGAAATTACGGCATCTTGGGGAAAATATGACCGGGAAAAAAGTGAAATTTTGACCCAGGAGAATGGCAACCCTGAAACAGTTTGGAAACGATATGCGATCGCCGGGAGTCGCATCCAACCCCTGAAACAAAATCACCGCTTTGAATGGGTTCCCAATGCTGAACAATCAGGGGAAATTGTTGTTAGGGGTCAGTCTCGCCGGATGGATAATGGGGATTGGATTGTTACGGTGTTTCTGGTGAATGGACAACAGGAACCCGCCAAATTACGCGATCGCGCTTGGATGTTCCAACCGGAGTTAAAAATTCGGTCCGGCGATAAAAATAATCCGGATATATTTATCAAACGGCCCTTACCTTTGGCCCTAGAACATCTTGATCCAATGATTCGGGCGGAAAATGAAGCAATGGGGATGTTGTATCGCCGTCAGGTGGAGTTTGCTGTGGGACATGGGGTGAGTGTGGCGGTGAAACAACCCCCACGGAACATCCCCGGGGATGAGTTGCCGGAGGAAACTTCATCCTGCCTCAATCGGGCAACGGAACTCACAACGAGTTTTATCCCCCGATACGAAGTACCCAAAACTACCCCACCGAATGTGGAAGAAATCCCAGAATTGGCGGGGTTGAGTTTAGATATGAAGGAACTCGCCCAAGTCAATCCGCAAGACTTACCGGGATTATTAACCCCGTTACCGGATGCTTATGCCAGTTGGATTGCCCAGCAACAGGACCGTTTGCAGCAACCTAGGGAGGGACTCGACCCCTGGAGAGAAGCAGCAAAACGGGCGATCGCCAACTGCCAAGAAACCTTAAGACGGATTCGCGAAGGAATTGCCCTATTGCAAACCAACTCCCAAGCGATTCAGGGGTTTCAATTTGCCAATGCCGCCATGTGGCAGCAACGCCTCCATAGTCTTTATGCGGAAAAAGTCCGCCGGGGAGAAACGGTCACCCTAGAGGCGTTGGATACGCCTAAAAATCGCAGTTGGTATCCGTTTCAGTTAGCGTTTGTGCTGCTGAATCTCCCCAGTCTCACGGATTTGCATCACGGCGATCGCACTCATCCCACGGAGGCAACAGCAGATTTACTCTGGTTTCCCACGGGAGGCGGTAAAACCGAGGCGTATCTGGGGTTAACTGCTTATACTTTAGCCATTCGCCGTCTGCAAGGCACCGTAGGCAGTCGCGACGGGGAAAATGGGGTAGCAGTTTTGATGCGCTATACCCTCCGCCTGCTGACCCTGCAACAATTCCAACGGGCCACCACCCTCATTTGTGCCTGTGAGTCCCTTCGCCGCGATGATGAGCAAACCTGGGGGAAAGTGCCGTTTAGAATTGGCCTCTGGGTGGGTAACAGTAGCACTCCTAATTATACCTCCCAAAGTGATGAATTTGTCAAGCAAAAACGCGGCCAATCTTATACCGGAGGAACAGGGTCACCCCACCAACTGACCAACTGTCCCTGGTGTGGCAGTGCGATCGACCCGGGGAAACATATCCATGTTGACTCGGTGGAGAAAGGTAGAGGACGGACGGTGATTCAATGTGGCGATGCGATCGGGCGTTGTCTGTTTTCTAAGGGGGAAGGATTGCCGGTGGTGGTTGTTGATGAAGAGATTTATCGCTGCCTGCCTTCGTTATTAATTGCCACCGTGGATAAATTTGCCCAAATGCCTTGGAAAGGGGAAGTGCAAATGCTATTTGGGAAAGTGAGTGGATACTGCGATCGGCATGGATTTCGGTCCCCGGACCTCCAAGATGAAAATAGCCATAAAAAAACCACCAAACTCCCCGCTGCCAAAACCGTCCCCCATCGCAATTTACGGCCCCCAGATTTAATTATTCAAGATGAATTGCACCTGATTAGTGGTCCATTAGGAACCCTCGTCGGACTCTATGAAACCGCCGTGGATGAACTCGCCTCCTGGGAAGTCAACGGCCAAAAAGTCCGCCCCAAAGTTGTCGCCTCCACCGCCACCATTCGCCAAGCACAAACCCAAGTCAACAACCTATTTTTACGCAGTTTGCAAGTCTTTCCCCCCCAAGGATTAGACATCGAAGACAACTTCTTTTCTCGCCAACGAGACCCCAGCGAAGACTACCCGGGACGGCGATACTTAGGAATTTGCGCCCCAGGTAAACGCTTGAAAGCGGCGATGATTCGGGTCTATGTCGCCACCCTAGCATCCGCCCAAACCTTGTATGAAAAATATGGCAAAGACGTTGATTCTTGGATGACGTTAGTCGGCTATTTTAACTCATTGCGAGAATTAGGAGGAACCCGCCGCTTAGTGGAAGATGACATCCGTACCCGCCTGACGAAAATGGAACAACGGGGATTAGGCAAACGGATGTTAAACAACTTAGATGAGTTAACCTCGCGCAAAGATTCCACAGAAATTCCCATCATTTTAGACAAATTAGAAGTTCCCTTTGACCCGGACCAAGCAGCGGAGAATAAAAAGCGGCGCAAAGCAGGAGAAAAGGTCAAAAATCCCGAACCCTTAGATGTTATTCTAGCAACAAATATGATTTCTGTGGGGGTGGATGTCAAGCGATTAGGGGTGATGGTGGTTTGTGGACAACCGAAGAATACTGCTGAATATATCCAAGCAACCTCCCGGGTCGGTCGAAGTTCTCCGGGATTAGTGATTACGATTTATAATTGGGCACGTCCTAGAGATTTATCTCATTACGAACGCTTTGCCCACTATCACGCAACATTCTACCAAAATGTAGAAGCGCTATCCGTGACGCCCTTTGCATCCGGGGCATTAGATAGGGGATTAACGGCGTTGTTAGTGTCTTTAATTCGGTTAGGAGATGAGGAGTTAAATGCCAATGATGCAGCAGGACATATCGAACGCGATCGCCCCTCAGTCCAAAAGGCGATCGCCACCATTGTTCAACGGGCGGAGGCGATCGGCGGCGTCCCCCAAGGACAAGCAGTCCGCCAAGAATTAGAAGCGAAATTAGACCGATGGTTATCTCAGGCAAAACCGTCACCGGGAGGGGGGATTTTGAAATATCAAATCAAAAAGCGGGAAGATACCACGATTCAATTGTTAAAAACGCCAGGAAATGCCCGGTGGCAAGATTTTACTTGTCTGAATTCTTTGCGGAATGTAGAACCGACAATTGGGTTAATCTTTACCGAAGAACCACCAGATGATGACAGCGATCGGCTTCCCCAACCCTACCGGCAAACACCGGCGGGGGATCAATCCCCCGCCTCATAG